Proteins encoded by one window of Cylindrospermum stagnale PCC 7417:
- a CDS encoding tRNA(His) guanylyltransferase Thg1 family protein: MKFDELDSRMRVFETAHDYCVLPGIYIVARLDGRSFTRLTKEVHKFDSPYDIRFRDMMLATVEHLMNCGLNIIYGYTQSDEISLLFAQDENSFGRKLRKLNSVLAGEASAKFSLLLGDIGCFDCRISQLPNKTEVVNYFRWRNEDAHRNSLNAHSYWCLRRDGKTIGEATSMMKGLSVADKNELLFQHGINFNDLPNWQKRGVGLYWEEYEKLGFNPVTGENVSALRRRIRRDLELPMKDEYSNFISQFLDIEF, translated from the coding sequence GTGAAATTTGATGAACTTGATAGCAGAATGCGGGTATTTGAAACAGCCCACGATTATTGTGTGCTACCTGGAATTTATATAGTTGCTAGATTGGATGGACGTAGCTTTACCCGCTTAACAAAAGAAGTACATAAATTTGATTCTCCCTATGATATTCGTTTTCGAGATATGATGCTGGCAACGGTTGAACATTTGATGAATTGTGGGTTAAATATCATTTATGGTTATACTCAAAGTGATGAAATTTCTCTACTTTTTGCTCAAGACGAAAACTCTTTTGGTCGAAAATTAAGAAAGCTTAATTCTGTTTTAGCAGGTGAAGCCAGTGCCAAATTTTCTTTGCTGTTAGGTGATATTGGTTGCTTTGACTGTCGCATTTCTCAACTACCTAATAAAACAGAAGTGGTAAATTATTTCCGCTGGCGAAATGAAGATGCACACAGAAATTCTTTGAATGCTCACAGCTACTGGTGTTTACGTCGAGATGGTAAAACTATAGGTGAAGCAACCAGTATGATGAAAGGGTTATCTGTTGCTGATAAAAATGAGTTGTTATTTCAGCATGGAATTAATTTTAATGATCTTCCCAATTGGCAAAAACGAGGTGTAGGACTTTATTGGGAGGAGTATGAAAAGTTAGGATTTAACCCTGTGACAGGTGAAAATGTGTCTGCATTACGGCGACGCATTCGACGAGATTTGGAATTACCAATGAAGGATGAATACAGCAATTTTATTTCTCAATTTTTGGATATTGAATTTTGA
- a CDS encoding AAA family ATPase produces the protein MEAIIFIGIQGAGKSTFFKSCFFNTHIRINLDMLKTRNREKIIFHACLEAKQRFVIDNTNPTVEDRQRYIPLAKANNFRVIGYYFDVKLEDCKKRNQKRPPKQVIPLPGILATYKKMTPPTWEEGFDAIYSVKNYLNKPFVVEEWLREI, from the coding sequence ATGGAAGCAATCATTTTTATCGGCATACAAGGAGCGGGTAAATCTACTTTTTTTAAAAGTTGCTTTTTTAATACCCATATCCGCATTAATCTGGATATGCTTAAAACCCGTAATCGAGAAAAAATTATTTTTCACGCTTGTTTAGAAGCTAAACAGCGTTTTGTTATTGATAATACTAACCCAACTGTAGAAGATAGACAACGTTATATCCCTCTAGCTAAAGCTAATAACTTTCGAGTTATCGGTTATTATTTTGATGTAAAATTAGAAGATTGCAAAAAACGAAACCAAAAAAGACCTCCTAAACAAGTTATTCCTCTACCGGGAATTTTAGCAACTTATAAAAAAATGACTCCGCCAACTTGGGAAGAAGGCTTTGATGCAATTTACTCTGTTAAAAATTATTTAAATAAACCCTTTGTTGTTGAGGAATGGCTGCGTGAAATTTGA
- a CDS encoding DUF928 domain-containing protein, translating into MWRSFAFTVFYFSNILSLALPALAESTLNSPSFTRPAAIADKALQQQIIRLRRPAVTAGMRCIREGKMTALVPKQEIALTDELRATFFVYIPANYPQSDIEHLAELSLTDDQEKEVYQTRFKLTGNPGIVKLELPRTKNLTPNEPESLLELNKLYRWRFTVICDDFDWSSNPSVGGFIKRIELKRLFYGSFINAPPIGMYPAYRNFGLWDEAVLSLLGERHRLHYDKKFAKEWLEFWQAEGLEDIAQVPIISCCTLEK; encoded by the coding sequence ATGTGGCGTTCCTTCGCTTTCACAGTCTTTTATTTTAGCAATATATTATCATTAGCATTGCCAGCATTGGCAGAATCTACACTCAATTCTCCTAGCTTTACACGCCCTGCTGCTATCGCCGATAAAGCCTTACAACAGCAAATTATTCGACTCAGACGCCCCGCAGTTACAGCAGGTATGAGATGTATTCGAGAAGGGAAAATGACAGCATTAGTACCAAAGCAAGAAATAGCACTTACAGATGAGCTTAGGGCGACTTTTTTTGTGTACATCCCAGCAAATTACCCCCAGTCTGATATAGAACATTTAGCAGAATTATCCCTCACAGATGACCAGGAAAAAGAAGTTTATCAAACTAGATTTAAGCTCACAGGCAACCCAGGAATTGTTAAATTAGAATTACCACGAACTAAAAATCTTACACCCAACGAACCCGAATCTCTACTTGAACTTAATAAACTGTATCGGTGGAGATTTACAGTTATTTGTGATGATTTTGATTGGAGTTCAAACCCAAGTGTAGGTGGATTTATCAAACGAATCGAACTCAAAAGATTGTTCTATGGTTCTTTCATCAATGCACCTCCAATTGGAATGTACCCTGCTTATCGTAATTTTGGTCTTTGGGACGAAGCAGTACTATCACTTCTCGGAGAACGGCATCGTCTTCATTATGACAAAAAATTTGCCAAAGAATGGTTAGAATTTTGGCAGGCAGAGGGTTTAGAAGATATAGCTCAAGTACCTATAATTTCTTGTTGCACTCTAGAAAAGTGA
- the gcvP gene encoding aminomethyl-transferring glycine dehydrogenase: MVGYAPRTQSSDRQLTGEKSQNLTNFAQRHIGPNSDDIQQMLDVLGFSSLDALIDQTVPQAIRLTQSLQLPSAQSEYAALAKLKQIAAKNQVCRSFIGTGYYDCITPAVIQRNILENPGWYTAYTPYQPEIAQGRLEALLNFQTMIIDLTGLEIANASLLDEATAAAEAMSLSYGVCKNKAIAFFVSRECHPQTIDVLQTRAKPLGIKIIIGDHQTFEFEQPIFGAILQYPATDGTIHDYRAFIDKSHAQGALVTVAADPLSLTLLTPPGEFGADIAVGSTQRFGIPLGFGGPHAAYFATKEEYKRLVPGRIVGVSKDVNGKPALRLALQTREQHIRRDKATSNICTAQVLLAVMASMYAVYHGPDGLNAIAQNIHKLTATLAAGLKQLGYSISSESYFDTLRVELGTHNLEEILQSATARNINLRIFDTTAIGISLDETTTPEDLIDLWQIFAGVDKLPFTIEELASPNQITSRQSNYLTHPVFNRYHSETELLRYLHKLETKDLSLTTSMIPLGSCTMKLNATSEMIPVTWAEFGKIHPFAPLSQTRGYQILFQQLEAWLAEITGFSGISLQPNAGSQGEYTGLLVIHQYHASRGEAHRNVCLIPQSAHGTNPASAVMCGMKVVAVTCDSQGNVDLNDLKAKAEKHSHELAALMVTYPSTHGVFEEAIQEICAVVHSHGGQVYMDGANMNAQVGICRPGDIGADVCHLNLHKTFCIPHGGGGPGMGPIGVASHLVPFLPGHPVVKITGTQGIGAVAAAPWGSASILVISWMYIAMMGADGLTDATKVAILNANYIAKRLESYYPVLYQGKNGLVAHECILDLRDLKKSASIEIDDVAKRLIDYGFHAPTVSWPVGGTIMVEPTESESKQELDRFCDALIAIRQEIAAIESGKADIQDNLLKNAPHTAESLIAGEWLHPYSREQAAYPASWTRESKFWPNVGRIDAAFGDRNFVCSCLPMAAYSQ; this comes from the coding sequence GTGGTAGGTTACGCCCCTCGTACTCAGTCTAGCGATCGCCAATTGACGGGCGAAAAAAGTCAAAATTTAACTAATTTTGCCCAAAGACACATCGGCCCAAACTCCGATGACATTCAGCAAATGCTTGATGTATTGGGTTTTTCTAGCCTTGATGCCCTGATTGACCAAACAGTGCCCCAGGCAATCAGGCTAACTCAATCGTTACAATTACCATCGGCACAAAGCGAGTATGCTGCACTGGCTAAGTTAAAGCAAATAGCTGCCAAAAATCAGGTTTGCCGCTCATTTATTGGTACGGGATATTACGACTGTATCACCCCGGCTGTAATACAGCGGAATATTCTCGAAAACCCCGGCTGGTATACGGCTTACACTCCTTATCAGCCAGAAATTGCCCAAGGGCGACTAGAAGCGCTGCTGAATTTCCAAACGATGATTATTGATTTGACGGGTTTGGAAATTGCCAATGCTTCCTTACTCGATGAAGCCACAGCAGCGGCAGAAGCCATGAGTCTCAGCTATGGTGTGTGCAAAAATAAAGCGATCGCCTTTTTTGTCTCCCGTGAATGCCATCCCCAAACCATCGATGTATTGCAAACACGGGCTAAACCTTTAGGAATCAAGATCATTATCGGTGATCATCAGACATTTGAATTTGAACAACCGATTTTTGGGGCAATTCTCCAATATCCCGCCACTGATGGCACAATTCACGACTACCGCGCTTTTATCGACAAGTCTCATGCTCAGGGTGCATTGGTGACTGTAGCCGCAGATCCTTTAAGCTTAACTCTACTCACACCCCCCGGCGAATTTGGGGCTGATATTGCCGTAGGCAGCACACAGCGCTTTGGGATTCCCTTGGGCTTTGGGGGACCTCACGCCGCCTACTTTGCCACCAAGGAAGAGTATAAACGGCTAGTTCCAGGGCGGATTGTTGGTGTCTCTAAAGATGTCAACGGTAAGCCTGCATTACGTCTCGCCTTGCAAACCCGCGAACAGCACATCCGCCGAGATAAAGCCACCAGTAATATTTGTACGGCGCAAGTGTTGCTGGCAGTGATGGCGAGTATGTATGCTGTTTATCATGGGCCAGATGGATTAAATGCGATCGCGCAAAATATCCACAAATTAACTGCAACTTTAGCAGCAGGACTCAAACAACTAGGTTACAGCATCAGTTCTGAATCTTACTTTGATACCCTGCGGGTAGAGTTGGGAACACACAACCTAGAAGAAATTCTCCAATCTGCCACCGCGCGAAACATTAATCTGCGGATTTTTGATACAACCGCAATCGGCATTTCCCTGGATGAAACCACAACCCCAGAAGACTTAATTGACCTTTGGCAAATTTTCGCCGGTGTTGATAAACTACCTTTCACCATAGAAGAGTTAGCTTCCCCCAACCAAATAACCTCCCGCCAAAGCAATTACCTAACTCACCCCGTCTTCAACCGCTATCACTCAGAAACAGAGTTATTGCGTTATCTGCACAAGTTAGAAACTAAAGATTTGTCGTTAACTACATCAATGATTCCCTTGGGATCTTGCACCATGAAGTTAAACGCCACATCTGAGATGATTCCCGTAACTTGGGCAGAATTTGGCAAAATTCACCCCTTTGCACCTTTATCCCAAACACGGGGTTATCAAATCCTCTTCCAGCAACTTGAGGCATGGTTAGCAGAAATTACCGGATTTTCCGGCATATCTCTGCAACCAAATGCAGGTTCTCAAGGTGAATACACAGGACTTTTGGTAATTCATCAATATCACGCCAGCCGTGGAGAAGCACACCGCAACGTTTGTTTAATTCCCCAGTCGGCACATGGAACAAACCCAGCCAGTGCAGTCATGTGCGGCATGAAAGTAGTTGCAGTTACCTGTGACTCCCAAGGTAACGTTGATTTAAATGACTTGAAGGCAAAAGCAGAAAAACACAGCCATGAACTTGCTGCTTTGATGGTGACATATCCTTCAACTCACGGCGTCTTTGAAGAAGCAATTCAAGAAATCTGTGCTGTAGTTCATAGCCACGGCGGACAAGTTTACATGGATGGGGCAAATATGAATGCCCAAGTAGGAATTTGTCGCCCTGGCGATATCGGTGCAGATGTCTGTCATTTGAACTTGCACAAAACCTTCTGTATTCCCCACGGTGGTGGTGGCCCTGGTATGGGGCCCATTGGTGTTGCTTCCCATCTTGTACCCTTCCTTCCTGGACACCCTGTTGTCAAGATAACTGGTACACAAGGCATAGGGGCGGTTGCTGCTGCGCCTTGGGGTAGTGCTAGCATCTTGGTAATTTCTTGGATGTACATCGCCATGATGGGTGCAGATGGTTTGACGGATGCAACTAAGGTGGCAATTCTCAACGCCAACTACATCGCCAAGAGACTAGAGTCTTATTATCCCGTTTTATATCAAGGGAAAAATGGTCTAGTCGCCCATGAATGTATTTTAGATTTGCGCGACCTCAAAAAATCTGCCAGCATCGAAATTGATGATGTCGCCAAGCGTCTCATAGACTACGGTTTCCATGCCCCCACTGTCTCTTGGCCTGTCGGCGGTACAATCATGGTGGAACCCACAGAAAGCGAATCAAAACAAGAATTAGATCGTTTCTGCGATGCCTTAATTGCCATTCGCCAAGAAATCGCCGCAATTGAATCAGGTAAAGCAGATATTCAAGATAATCTCTTGAAGAATGCACCCCACACCGCCGAAAGTCTCATCGCTGGAGAATGGCTTCATCCCTATTCTCGTGAACAAGCTGCCTATCCCGCATCTTGGACAAGAGAATCTAAATTCTGGCCGAATGTAGGCAGAATTGATGCCGCTTTTGGTGACAGAAATTTTGTTTGTTCTTGTCTGCCAATGGCAGCTTATTCACAGTAG
- the gcvH gene encoding glycine cleavage system protein GcvH yields MSLEYPQDLRYLDSHEYVRIDDDIATIGVTQYALNQMGDIVFLDLLEVGVAVAKGDSLGTIESVKAVETLNSPVSGTIIERNQPLIDSPEDIGDDPYRDGWFLKVRLDDLEIEDTMTADEYSALVEGD; encoded by the coding sequence ATGTCTTTGGAATATCCTCAAGATTTGAGATACTTAGATTCTCATGAATATGTGCGGATAGATGACGATATTGCTACCATTGGTGTTACGCAGTATGCCCTTAATCAAATGGGTGATATCGTATTTTTGGATCTGCTAGAAGTTGGTGTCGCTGTTGCCAAGGGGGATAGTTTGGGCACAATTGAATCAGTGAAAGCAGTGGAAACACTCAATTCACCAGTGAGCGGTACAATTATAGAACGCAATCAACCCTTGATTGATTCTCCTGAAGATATAGGAGATGATCCCTACCGTGATGGCTGGTTTCTGAAGGTGCGCCTCGATGATTTAGAAATTGAAGATACCATGACAGCAGATGAGTATAGCGCCCTGGTAGAAGGCGATTAG
- the gcvT gene encoding glycine cleavage system aminomethyltransferase GcvT, producing the protein MANQENISQPLARTPLYQKGVELKARFIGFGGWEMPVQFSGISREHEAVRNTAGMFDISHMGKFTLQGKNLISQLQSLVPSDLSRLQPGQAQYTVLLNPQAGIIDDIIIYYQGTDSSATQKAVIIVNASTTAKDKAWLWQHLDPDAVQFQDLSPEKALIAVQGPKATSHLQSLVSADLTPVKAFGHLETTILGKPAFLARTGYTGEDGFEVMVDPEVAIELWQCLDDAGVTPCGLGARDTLRLEAAMALYGQDIDDSTTPLESGLGWLVHLDTKGDFIGREVLAQQKADGVKRRLVGLQTQGRNIARHGYPVLAAGEIVGEITSGTISPTLGYPIALAYVPTQLATVGQQLFVEIRGKAYPTVVVKRPFYRSKNRAIN; encoded by the coding sequence GTGGCTAATCAAGAAAATATCTCCCAACCCCTGGCGCGAACCCCTTTATATCAAAAGGGTGTAGAACTCAAAGCACGCTTTATCGGCTTTGGCGGTTGGGAAATGCCCGTGCAATTTAGCGGCATTTCCCGCGAACACGAAGCTGTGAGAAATACAGCCGGGATGTTCGATATTTCCCACATGGGCAAATTTACCCTCCAAGGTAAAAACCTGATTTCTCAACTCCAAAGTTTAGTACCCTCAGACTTGAGCCGCTTACAACCCGGTCAAGCTCAATACACCGTACTCTTAAATCCCCAAGCCGGAATTATTGACGACATCATTATCTATTACCAAGGTACAGACAGCAGCGCTACCCAAAAAGCGGTAATCATTGTCAATGCCTCAACTACCGCCAAAGACAAAGCATGGTTATGGCAACACCTTGACCCCGATGCAGTGCAATTTCAAGACCTTTCGCCAGAAAAAGCCTTAATTGCCGTCCAAGGGCCAAAAGCAACAAGCCATCTCCAGTCCTTAGTATCAGCAGACTTAACACCAGTTAAAGCCTTCGGTCATTTAGAAACAACAATTTTGGGTAAACCAGCCTTCCTAGCCCGCACAGGTTACACCGGGGAAGATGGATTTGAAGTGATGGTAGATCCAGAAGTGGCGATAGAATTATGGCAATGTCTTGATGATGCCGGTGTTACTCCTTGTGGACTTGGTGCCAGAGATACCCTCCGCCTTGAAGCCGCAATGGCACTTTATGGACAAGATATCGACGACAGCACCACCCCCTTAGAATCGGGTTTGGGGTGGTTGGTGCATCTGGATACTAAAGGTGATTTTATTGGCCGGGAAGTTTTGGCACAGCAAAAAGCCGATGGAGTAAAACGCCGTTTAGTCGGGTTACAAACCCAAGGGCGCAATATTGCCCGTCACGGCTACCCAGTGTTAGCCGCAGGGGAAATTGTCGGCGAAATTACTAGCGGGACTATATCGCCCACACTCGGTTATCCCATAGCTTTAGCTTACGTTCCCACTCAACTAGCAACCGTGGGACAGCAGCTATTCGTGGAAATTCGCGGTAAAGCTTACCCCACAGTTGTGGTTAAACGCCCCTTTTATCGCTCAAAAAATCGTGCCATCAATTGA
- a CDS encoding GNAT family N-acetyltransferase, translating into MISHRYLCDRTSTSIYTRRSLLVWQAGWIVTINYRVAAIADLTILLELVQEFHQHEHLSFDQKSDGDALTNFLADQSLGQVWLIQQDSAVIGYLILTFGYSLEFRGRDAFIDEFYLRPQYRQQGVGIKSLAFAENACRVLGVQALHLEVDFNNPDAQRLYSRVGYQRHQRFLMTKQLDNHFSEPE; encoded by the coding sequence TTGATTAGCCACAGGTATTTATGCGATCGCACCTCAACATCTATCTATACTAGGAGATCGCTTCTAGTTTGGCAGGCAGGATGGATTGTGACGATTAACTACCGAGTGGCGGCGATCGCTGATCTGACGATTTTGCTAGAGTTGGTACAAGAGTTTCATCAACACGAACACCTATCATTCGATCAAAAAAGTGATGGTGATGCCCTAACAAATTTTTTAGCTGATCAATCTCTGGGGCAAGTCTGGCTAATTCAGCAAGACAGTGCGGTGATTGGTTATCTGATTTTAACTTTTGGTTATAGCCTGGAATTCCGGGGACGAGACGCCTTTATTGATGAATTTTACCTCCGCCCCCAGTATCGTCAACAAGGGGTGGGAATTAAATCCTTAGCATTTGCAGAAAATGCCTGCCGAGTTCTGGGAGTGCAAGCACTTCATCTAGAAGTTGATTTTAACAATCCCGATGCACAGCGGCTTTATAGCAGAGTTGGCTATCAACGTCATCAGCGCTTTCTCATGACTAAGCAGTTGGATAACCATTTTTCTGAACCAGAGTAG
- a CDS encoding pentapeptide repeat-containing protein: MKYWQILASFVLAMVLFLFPLSAQAASSSSVIRSGGNEELSGKDYAGQSLIRTEFSNVNLENANFSDADLRGVVFNGTLLKGVNLHGVDFSQGIAYLVNFKGADFTDAVFTDAMMLRSLFDDVNVTGADFTNAVLDMQQVKKLCLKASGVNSQTGVNTRESLGCK, translated from the coding sequence ATGAAGTATTGGCAAATACTAGCTAGCTTTGTCTTAGCTATGGTGCTTTTTTTGTTTCCCCTATCGGCACAAGCTGCCAGTTCTTCCAGTGTTATCCGTTCTGGTGGTAATGAGGAACTCAGTGGCAAGGATTACGCCGGTCAAAGTTTAATTAGGACTGAGTTTAGCAATGTCAATTTAGAGAATGCTAATTTTAGCGATGCTGACTTACGGGGCGTAGTGTTTAACGGTACCCTGTTGAAGGGGGTAAATCTGCATGGTGTCGATTTTAGTCAAGGCATTGCCTATCTGGTAAACTTCAAGGGCGCAGATTTCACTGATGCGGTATTCACAGATGCGATGATGTTGCGATCGCTTTTTGATGATGTCAATGTCACTGGCGCGGATTTCACCAATGCAGTTTTAGATATGCAGCAGGTGAAAAAACTTTGTCTTAAAGCTAGTGGTGTGAATTCTCAGACTGGTGTGAATACTCGCGAGTCTTTAGGCTGTAAGTAG
- a CDS encoding type II toxin-antitoxin system RelE/ParE family toxin: MDARERFTREFNKKCQNLAKFPNIGRSYANVEPSLRGIPLDGYIIFYQLFENSIVIVRVVSGYRDLENQIVIKFISNLSRTSNKSFSFPLSS, translated from the coding sequence ATTGATGCGAGGGAAAGATTTACTAGAGAGTTTAATAAGAAGTGTCAAAATCTCGCTAAATTTCCAAACATCGGGCGAAGTTATGCCAATGTTGAGCCTTCACTCAGAGGAATTCCTTTGGATGGTTACATTATTTTTTATCAGTTGTTTGAAAACAGTATTGTAATTGTGCGTGTGGTTAGTGGATATCGAGATTTAGAGAATCAGATAGTAATTAAGTTTATTAGTAATCTATCCCGAACCTCCAACAAAAGTTTTTCCTTTCCCCTCTCCTCTTAG
- a CDS encoding ribbon-helix-helix domain-containing protein, protein MSIQLKPETQQLIQSHIATGNYTDADEVIRKALKLLSEWEIGYQQWVEESRQKVTVGLAQIERGEVVDGEAVMERLQEKIIKARESQK, encoded by the coding sequence ATGAGTATTCAACTCAAACCAGAAACACAGCAATTGATCCAATCTCATATTGCTACAGGTAACTATACTGATGCTGATGAAGTAATACGTAAAGCATTAAAGCTGTTGTCTGAGTGGGAGATAGGTTATCAGCAATGGGTGGAGGAATCACGGCAAAAAGTCACTGTTGGACTTGCTCAAATTGAACGAGGAGAGGTAGTTGATGGAGAAGCGGTGATGGAAAGATTACAGGAAAAAATTATTAAAGCACGCGAAAGCCAGAAATAA
- a CDS encoding ArnT family glycosyltransferase gives MQIAQKWLAEKTNQSVVLLLVGGLLFRALIAFCFYPTFDEAYYYIYSLHLDWSYFDHPVLVALTTGFGPWLTGEASQFTIRLGALICHTGSLILLYLTSLRLFSPKAALLTLAIATICPIFQIGFGILSLPDSPLMLFWSASLYCAVAEFLPRQEDQKHSLLYQPSYRLAILGILVGLACLSKYHGFVLGFGLIGFCLTSPRHRPAILSPWGWLGIGLFFLTISPMLFWNIHHDWVSFRFQSERAVPKNGYNLLNVTLTGLLGVAYMFPTIGFPLWWVSMDSLITQVKQIFSQRSPTKDGDLDATKLLILWVSLPLILGFTLMGGYRQILPGWTMPGFWGITLLLGQQAIKWSQQSRRWVRRWLFGSGIMVSSILLILLLQVTTGIIQKPGQYAFMGGFLAPKDDPSTELIDIQQLRRGFAESPVISAALKKSSFIFTNRYYIGGPIAMSLQPITQIPITCFDIGNNQGVKDQRGFAFWSKADQWLGEDGLYITTAPFNLRKDLMANYRTYFNSLSEIETIPIRRGGVVINNIYVYQAKTLLKPYPRSYGI, from the coding sequence ATGCAAATAGCTCAGAAATGGTTGGCTGAGAAAACTAATCAGTCAGTGGTGTTATTGCTGGTTGGGGGGCTGCTGTTTCGAGCCTTGATTGCTTTCTGCTTTTACCCTACCTTTGATGAGGCTTATTACTATATTTACAGCCTGCATTTAGACTGGAGTTATTTTGATCATCCGGTGCTAGTGGCGCTGACAACTGGGTTTGGCCCGTGGTTGACTGGGGAAGCATCCCAATTTACGATTCGCTTGGGAGCGCTGATATGTCACACAGGCAGTTTGATACTGCTGTATCTAACGAGCTTAAGACTATTTTCTCCTAAAGCTGCGCTTTTGACATTAGCGATCGCCACAATTTGTCCGATTTTTCAAATTGGCTTTGGCATCCTCAGCTTACCAGACAGTCCATTGATGCTTTTTTGGTCGGCTAGTTTATATTGTGCAGTCGCTGAATTTTTACCCCGACAGGAAGATCAAAAACACAGTCTTTTATACCAACCCAGTTACCGATTAGCCATCCTAGGTATTTTGGTAGGGTTAGCCTGTTTAAGCAAATATCACGGTTTTGTTCTTGGTTTCGGGTTAATTGGTTTTTGTTTAACCAGTCCACGTCATCGTCCTGCTATTTTATCCCCTTGGGGATGGCTGGGAATCGGCTTATTTTTCCTCACTATTTCCCCGATGTTGTTTTGGAATATACATCATGATTGGGTATCATTTCGGTTTCAGTCCGAGCGGGCAGTACCCAAGAACGGCTACAATTTGCTGAATGTAACGCTCACCGGTTTACTGGGAGTAGCTTATATGTTCCCTACCATCGGCTTTCCGCTTTGGTGGGTGAGTATGGACTCGCTAATAACTCAAGTTAAGCAAATTTTTTCGCAGAGATCACCCACCAAAGACGGAGATTTAGACGCCACCAAGCTATTGATTTTATGGGTATCTCTGCCTTTAATTTTAGGGTTTACACTCATGGGAGGATATCGGCAAATTTTGCCAGGTTGGACAATGCCAGGATTTTGGGGGATAACTTTGCTATTAGGGCAACAAGCTATAAAATGGTCGCAGCAGTCCCGGCGTTGGGTGCGGCGCTGGCTTTTCGGTTCAGGAATTATGGTTAGCAGCATATTACTCATTCTCTTGCTGCAAGTGACCACAGGAATCATCCAAAAGCCTGGACAATACGCTTTCATGGGAGGGTTCTTAGCTCCCAAAGACGACCCTTCAACAGAATTAATTGATATTCAACAACTGCGGCGCGGTTTTGCTGAATCTCCTGTTATCAGTGCGGCTTTAAAAAAATCTAGCTTTATCTTCACCAATCGTTATTACATAGGTGGGCCAATTGCCATGTCCCTACAACCTATCACGCAGATACCGATTACTTGCTTTGATATTGGCAATAATCAGGGTGTAAAAGATCAGCGTGGTTTTGCTTTTTGGTCAAAAGCTGATCAATGGCTGGGAGAAGATGGGCTGTACATCACTACAGCCCCCTTTAATCTGAGAAAAGACTTGATGGCTAACTATCGAACTTACTTTAATAGCCTCAGTGAAATTGAAACAATCCCGATTCGACGAGGTGGAGTGGTGATTAACAACATTTATGTTTATCAAGCTAAGACACTCCTCAAACCTTATCCCCGATCTTATGGAATATAA